The DNA window TTACAATAAAGCAGCCACCGTGGCGGGTTTATCCAATTATGCTTTTGATGGAAGCATATTTGATATCTTCTTCTCCCTGTTAAACAACAAAAAGCTGGTCATCATCCCCAGACATTATCTACTGGATTTGCCGCTGTTGGATGATCAGTTTGTTAAACACAATATAGATACGTCCTTTTTCACCACCTCGCTGTTTAACTCTCTGGCTACGCATCAGTCGCGCTGCCTCTCTGTTTTGAAACAAATATTTTTCGGAGGAGAGGCCTGCAGCATAGAAGTTGTCAATGATTTTAAAAAGCATTTCCCGGAGACTTCGCTGACCAATGGTTACGGCCCTACTGAAAACATTGTTTTTTCTGCCTATTGCAACTTGACAGATTACGACACAGCAACTGTAGCGCCGATTGGGTCCCATCTGTCTGATAAGAAACTGTATATACTGGACAGCGGTCTTCAGCCGGTACCGGTAAACGTTATCGGAGAATTGTATATAGGAGGCGCTGGCGTTGCACGTGGTTATCTCAACAATCCGGAATTAACAGCGGAGCGCTTTATTGACAATCCTTTTGCCACTGAAGAAGATAACGCCAAAGGACATACGCGGCTTTACAAAACGGGAGATCTGGTAAGATGGCTGCCAGATGGTAATATCGCCTACATGGGCAGAAACGATGAACAGGTAAAGATCCGCGGATTCAGGATAGAGCTGGCGGAAATAGAACAGGCGCTTCTGCAGGTGCCGGGTATCCTGCAAAGTTGTGTCCTGGTGAAAGAAAGACCCACAGTATCCGGCACTGCCAAATATATCGTGGGGTATTATGTTCCGGACAGATCAGCTTCACTTACGCAGGACTTCATATTGGATAAACTGTCGGAAACATTACCGGAATACATGCTGCCTGGTAGCCTCATGGCTATGGAATCCTTCCCGCTGACGGTGAACGGTAAACTGGATAAACGCGCCCTTCCTGATGCTGAATTTAATGTGACGGAGGAATATGTTCCACCCGTTACAGATAATGAGATAGCATCATGTGGGATCTGGCAGGAAGTACTGGGACTGGAAAAAGTAGGAACCACAGATGATTTCTTTAGGATCGGCGGCAACTCTATTCTGGCCATACAGGTTTCTCACAGGATGAGCCGTGTATTGGGGGCTGAGATAAGCGTTGCGGATGTGTTTGTGGCAAGGAGTATCGGTAGTTTGTTGAAGAACGTCATCATGTTGACAGTCGGTGAGAAAAATATTGAAAAAGAATTTTAAAATATCATAGTCGATGGAGAATATTCATTCATTTTTTTACAGGCTAAGACTGAATGCCGGTGCTATTTGGCTTGATAATGGGAAAATCAAACTTTCGGCCCCTGAGAAATTTCAGGATGCAGAGACGGACAACTTTATCGTCCAGCATAAACCTGAAATATTGTCTGTTCTCCGGGAGAATGAGATTTTCTCAAAAGAAAAATTTCTGGGTACCATTATTCTCCGGGATAATGTAACGGCTGAATATCCATTGAGTTCAGGCCAGGAACGGCTTTGGTTTATTGAAGAATATGAAGATGGAACCAATGCCTATCATGTACCGGCAGTGTATGAACTGGGCGATGCCACAGATGTGGAAGGGCTTAAATACGCATTCCGGAAGATTGTGGCCAGACATGAAATATTAAGAACAACCATAGAAGGCGGGGACCGCCAGGCAGTGCAGGTAGTGCACAAAAAACCATTGGCTATTCAGGAGTTTCTGCTGTCGGTCAACGATGATCTGGAGGAATTTCTGCTGGAAGATATCAACCGTCCCTTTGATCTGCGGAAAGAGTACCCGATACGGGTGAAATTTTACAGGATAGAGGCGGAAGATGCTGGTGCTGATAAGCCATACGCTAAAACGATACTGCTTATCAATATGCATCACATCGCCAGTGATGGCTGGTCTGCCGAAGTATTCGAAAGGGAACTCTCTGCTTATTATCAGGCATATATCCGGAGAGATATGGCCTTTAACCTGCCTGCACTGGAGATCCAGTACAAGGACTACGCCCTGTGGCAAAGGTCTTGTCTGACAGGAGAAACACTGGACAGGCAATTAAGCTACTGGAAGGACAGGCTTTCCGGTTACCAGACTTTGAACCTGCCTACCGATTATCCAAGGCCGGAGAAGATAAGCTACAGTGGTGCCCATCAAAAATTCACGCTTAGTAAAGAGGTCAGTGACAGGTTAAAAGCACTGGTCAGGAAATATGGAGTAACCATGCACAGTGTACTGCTGAGCAGTATTAATATTCTCCTGGGTAAATATACCGGGCAGGACGACATTCTGATTGGTAGTCCGATTGCCAACCGCCACTACAGGCAAACACAGGACCTTATCGGTTTCTTTGTCAATACCGTGATCAACAGAACCCAGCTTAACATTACCCAAAGTTACGGAGAGCTGATCCGGGAAGTGCATCGCCAGCAGATGGAAGCACAGCAGCATCAGGACCTTCCTTTTGAGAAACTGGTCAGTGAAATGGGCGTGGAGCAGGACCTCACACGGCATCCACTTTTCCAGATCATATTTGTGGTTCAGAGTTTCGGTAGTAATCCGCCGGCGGAGCAACAGGTGTTTTTCAAATCATACGAAGGCACACTCTCTTACGAGGTGGAAAAATTTGATATGTCAATCATGGTCAATGATAGTGGCGAAGAGATTACAGGACAGATCAGTTATGCCACCAGCCTGTTCCGGGAAGAAACCATAGCAAGACTGATACAACACTATATCTACCTGCTGGATGCGCTTACACAGGCGCCGGAAAAAGCTTACAGCAGCTTCAGTTTACTGTCACCCGAAGAGTATCGCGAAAATATTTATAGCCGGAATGCTACCGGTAAAGCATATCCGAAAGGGAAAACGATTCATCAGCTTTTTGAAGAACAGACCGCGGAACATCCGGATAACATAGCACTTGTTTATCTGGACCAGCAGTTGAGCTACAGCGCACTCAATGAAAAGAGCAATCAGCTGGCCCGTTACATCCGGGAACAATACCGGCAAAGAACAGGGCAGGAGCTGAAGCCCGATGCATTGATCGCGCTGTGTATGGACAGAGGGCCGGAGATGATAGTGAGTATACTGGCTGTGTTGAAGGCAGGAGGGGCTTATGTTCCCATGGACCCTTCCTATCCGCAGCAACGGATAGATTTTATTTTGGAAGATACGGGAGCAGCGTTGGTGCTGGGTCTCCGCAGAGACAACGGATTACAGCTGCCTGCAGAGAAAGTGCTTTATACCGACCTGACGGAAGAGTTGTACCGTCATGAAGATACCACCAATCTGCCGGCTAACAGTTCCGCCCGGGACCTCGCCTATATCATCTATACTTCGGGTACCACTGGTAAACCTAAGGGGGTGATGATAGAACATGAGAGTGTGATGAACCTGGTGTTTGTACAAAAGGAAAAATTTGCCATAAACACTACATCGGGCGTATTACAGTATGCTTCTCTGGTGTTTGATGCGTCCGTGTGGGAGATATTCAGCGCTTTGACTTTAGGCGCCCGGCTGATCATCGTTCCGGGTAATATAAGACAGGATGCACAACTGCTGACGGAGTATATGAATAAAAACGGTACCACAACAGCACTGCTGCCACCTGTGCTGTTAAGTGTGATGTCTTCTTCCGGTTTGCAGGGATTAAAAACACTCGTTGCCGGCGGTGATGTGACCGCTTTAAAATTAATGCAGGAATGGAGCCAGGGAAGGAAGCTGGTGAATGCATACGGTCCTACAGAGAACACGGTCATCGCCAGTATGCATGTTTATGCAGCTGGTGACCTGAACACCAATATAGGAAAACCTATCGATAACGCTAAGTTATACATCTTGGACTCAGGCCTTCAGCCGGTGCCGGTAGGCGTTATCGGGGAATTGCATATAGGAGGCGCCGGGCTGGCAAGAGGCTACCTCAATAACAGCGAATTAACAGCTGTGCGTTTTATTGCCGATCCTTTTGCTACGGAAGAAGATAACGCCAAAGGATATACGCGTCTTTACAAGACGGGAGACCTGGCGAGGAGGCTGGCAGATGGAAGTATCGAGTACATGGGCAGAAACGATGAACAGGTGAAGGTCCGCGGATTCAGGATAGAGCTGGCGGAAATTGAACAGGCACTGCTGCATGTACCTGGTATCCGGCAAAGCTGTGTCCTGGTAAAGGAGCGGGTTACTGCATCCGGTAGTGATAAATACCTTGCAGGATATTATGTTCCGGCTACAGCTCCGGTTGCGCAGGATTTTGTATTGGACAGATTATCTGAAGTACTACCCGATTATATGGTGCCCGATAGTCTCATGTCCATGGAGTCTTTCCCGCTGACCATTAATGGTAAACTGGATAAACGCGCCCTTCCTGATCCGGAGTTTAATACGACAGATACACATGTTCCGCCCGCCACTGAGCTGGAAAATAAGCTATGCCAACTCTATGCAGAGGTATTGGGGCTTGCAGTGGAGCAAATCAGTATCCATCAGAACTTTTTCAGAATAGGTGGCAGCTCTATCAAAGGTATTCAGCTGAAGAAAAAGCTCAATCAGCTCGATGAATTCAGGCATATCGGCGCGGCAGATCTGTTTAAGTATAACACTATTCAGAAGCTGGTAGAAAGTATCCGTCAGGATGCTGCAACCACCTATAAGCTGCAGAAAAACATACAGGGAGAAAGCCATGAAATAGCCATTGTGGCTGTTTCGGGGGCATTCAGTGGAGTAGACAATGTGGATGAGCTCTGGCAAATTATCTCCAGCCAGCAGGAAGGGCTCCGGTTCTACAGCAAAGACGAATGCCGGGAGCTGCAAATGGATGAGGCATTGGTGGAACATCCTGATTTTGTACCGGTAGCAGGTAAGGTGAAAGGTGTTGAGCTGTTTGATCCTATGTTCTGGGAGCTTTCGCCCAATGAGGCCAGGCAGCTGGACCCGCAAATCCGTAAGTTCATAGAACATTGCTGGTTTGCATTGGAATCTTCCGGTTATGTGACTGAGCGGGGAAAGTACAATATCGGCGTATTTGCAGGCAGTGGTGAAAATTTTTACCTGCATGACCGTGTTCTGCGGGGAGAGATGTCGGGGCAGGTGGATGCATGGGAGGCATTTGTGTCCAACAGTAAACATGCCTTAGCTACTCAAACAGCCTACCTGCTGGACTTGACAGGCCCTGCCAATTCCATCAATACGGCCTGCTCTACAGGCCTGGTGGCGGTGGTAGAAGCATGTAAAAACCTGCAGCTGGGCGTATGTGATATGGCCATCGCCGGTGGGGTGTCTCTGGGCATGCCAGAACAGGTAGGTTATCTGTACAAGGAAGGAATGACGCATTCCAAAGACGGGCATTGCCGCACCTTTGACCAGGACTCATCCGGTACTACCTCCGGATCAGGCGTAGGCGTGGTATTGCTAAAGCGACTGAAAGATGCTGTTGAAGATCGTGATCATATTCTGGGAGTGATCAAGGGTTACGCCACTAATAATGATGGCGCCCGGAAAACCGGTTATACAGCTCCCTCTGTAACAGGTCAGACGGAATGTATCATCAATGCCCAGCGGATGGCGGGCATCACATCAGATCAGATAGATTATGTAGAGTGCCACGGTACGGCTACTCAACTGGGCGACCCCATCGAAGTACAGGCATTAAGGGATGCCTTTGCGTATAGCCGTCCCAGTAAGAACGACCCCACCCGTAAAACATTGCTGGGAGCTGTTAAAGCCAATATAGGCCATACAGATACAGCTGCCGGTGTTGCAGGGTTGATTAAAGTATGCGCCATGCTGCAGCATAACATCATGCCTGGCCAGGTTAACTTCAACACACCTAATGATGAACTGAAACTGGAAGATACCAGCTTCGGAATTATTAAAGAGAATAGGCCATGGCAGCCGGTTCCCGGCAAACAACGTCTGGCAGGAGTGAGTTCCTTCGGTATCGGTGGCACCAATGCGCATGTAATTGTAGGAGACTATATTCCCGATACACCAGCAACGCAGGAAACAGATCCGGCCCAGGACGAGGATGTACTGTATATTGTTCCCGTATCTGCCAAAAGCCGGCAGTCGCTGGAGAACTACAAACAGGCACTGATAAAAACCTGTGAAGCCAGTCCTTCATTAAAAATTAACGATATCGCCTATACGCTGCAGGAAAAACGAGCGCATTTCCAGCACCGGAGCGCCTATTGCGTTAAAAACATCACTGAACTGGCAGACCGGTTAAAGCACGATACTTCCTACGGACAGGCCGGTTCCGCAGATGAAAACAGGATGGTGCTGATGTTCCCCGGTCAGGGCGTACAATATGTAAACATGACCCGGGACTTATACAACAATATACCTTCTTTCAAAAATACCATAGACCACTGTATATCCCTGGCCAACCAACACCTGCATACTGATCTCTACAAGGTCATCTATGCTGATGGGGAAGACCTACTGCATAACATCAATGATATGCAATGGGCACCCATATCCCTGTTTATCATTGAATATTCACTGGCCAGGTACCTGGAAGAACTGAGCATCAAAGCAGATGCTTACATCGGGCATAGCCTGGGTGAATACGTAACTGCGACCTTAGCCGGTGTCTTCGCGCTGGAAGATGCTATCAGACTTGTTATTGCCAGAGGTCAACTCATGCTGGAGATGGAGCCGGGAGGTATGCTGGCCATTAACGCCAGGGAAGAAACAATAAAGGAAATAATAACACAGCACAACTGTGATATAGCGGTTATTAACTCAATAGAAGATATCATTGCTTCCGGAGAAGTGAAGGCTGTAGACAACCTTCAATCTGCATTGGAGCAACTCGAAATTCCGGTAGTAAGAATCAGTGTCCCTGTAGCAGGGCATTCCAGAATGATGGATGACATCGCAAGGAAATATTATGCGTTGTTCAGGGATATAAAATTAAATAAACCTGCCAAACCCTTTATCTCCAACCTGAGCGGTGAGATCGCTAAGGATGAAGTAGCAACCCCGGAATACTGGTGCAAGCAACTTCGGGATACGGTGCAGTTTGCGAAAGGCATAGACCGCCTGAGCAGGATGTATAACCATAAAGTTGACTTTGTTGAAATAGGTCCTGGAAAAGGGTTGTGCTATTTTGTGGGTAAATACAGGGACACAAACAGCCATTATTCGATTGGCTCCCTGCATCTGTTGCCTTCTGCCAAAGAAGCCAATGACGCCTGGCTGAATATGGATTCCAGGGAACGTATTATTGCGAAACTGTGGATGAATGGAATCATTCAGCAACCCAATGAAAGCAAGTTGTTCAGGCAGGCAGTACTACTCCGCTCTTTACCGGTCTACCAGTTTAATCACCGGAGATACTGGCTGGAGAAAGGAAAAGAACAAGTGTCAGCATACGGGCCGGTAGATCGTCCGAAAGCAGAAAATCCAATAGAGATATTGGAGAATAAATATTCAGAAACAGAGTACCAGGTAGCACAGATATTTGCTGAGTTGCTTGGCATGGAGCAGATCTCCCTGCATGATGATTTCTTTAAGATCGGCGGCAACTCTATTCTCGCTATACGTGCTTCCCACAAAATAAGTAAACTGTTAGGGAAGGAGATACAAGTGACGGATGTGTTCAAACACAGAACTATCGCACAGCTCCTGCTTCATAATCCGGAGCAGGCGCAGGTCATTATTTCCCGGACCGATGATAGTCAGGTCATCCTCTCCTTTGCTCAGGAGCGTCTTTGGTTTATTGAACAGTACGAAGAAGGAACCAATGCTTATCATATACCGGCGGTGTATGAACTGGACGATGCCACAGACCCGGAAGGCTTAAAGTATGCACTTCAGCAGATTGTTGCCAGACACGAGGTGTTAAGAACTACGATAGAAGGCCGTAACCAGCAGGGCATTCAGGTGGTCCATCAGGAACCGCTGTCTGTGGAAGAGGTGCTGCTGACTAACGCGGACGATCTGGAAGCGTTGCTGACAGAAGATATCAACCGTCCTTTTGACTTGCAGCATGATTATCCGATACGGGTGAAATTCTACGAAATCCGCACGGAAGGTGCGGAAAAAAGGATATTGCTCATCAATGTACATCATATTGCTACTGATGGCTGGTCCATCGAAATAT is part of the Chitinophaga flava genome and encodes:
- a CDS encoding non-ribosomal peptide synthetase/type I polyketide synthase, with amino-acid sequence MENIHSFFYRLRLNAGAIWLDNGKIKLSAPEKFQDAETDNFIVQHKPEILSVLRENEIFSKEKFLGTIILRDNVTAEYPLSSGQERLWFIEEYEDGTNAYHVPAVYELGDATDVEGLKYAFRKIVARHEILRTTIEGGDRQAVQVVHKKPLAIQEFLLSVNDDLEEFLLEDINRPFDLRKEYPIRVKFYRIEAEDAGADKPYAKTILLINMHHIASDGWSAEVFERELSAYYQAYIRRDMAFNLPALEIQYKDYALWQRSCLTGETLDRQLSYWKDRLSGYQTLNLPTDYPRPEKISYSGAHQKFTLSKEVSDRLKALVRKYGVTMHSVLLSSINILLGKYTGQDDILIGSPIANRHYRQTQDLIGFFVNTVINRTQLNITQSYGELIREVHRQQMEAQQHQDLPFEKLVSEMGVEQDLTRHPLFQIIFVVQSFGSNPPAEQQVFFKSYEGTLSYEVEKFDMSIMVNDSGEEITGQISYATSLFREETIARLIQHYIYLLDALTQAPEKAYSSFSLLSPEEYRENIYSRNATGKAYPKGKTIHQLFEEQTAEHPDNIALVYLDQQLSYSALNEKSNQLARYIREQYRQRTGQELKPDALIALCMDRGPEMIVSILAVLKAGGAYVPMDPSYPQQRIDFILEDTGAALVLGLRRDNGLQLPAEKVLYTDLTEELYRHEDTTNLPANSSARDLAYIIYTSGTTGKPKGVMIEHESVMNLVFVQKEKFAINTTSGVLQYASLVFDASVWEIFSALTLGARLIIVPGNIRQDAQLLTEYMNKNGTTTALLPPVLLSVMSSSGLQGLKTLVAGGDVTALKLMQEWSQGRKLVNAYGPTENTVIASMHVYAAGDLNTNIGKPIDNAKLYILDSGLQPVPVGVIGELHIGGAGLARGYLNNSELTAVRFIADPFATEEDNAKGYTRLYKTGDLARRLADGSIEYMGRNDEQVKVRGFRIELAEIEQALLHVPGIRQSCVLVKERVTASGSDKYLAGYYVPATAPVAQDFVLDRLSEVLPDYMVPDSLMSMESFPLTINGKLDKRALPDPEFNTTDTHVPPATELENKLCQLYAEVLGLAVEQISIHQNFFRIGGSSIKGIQLKKKLNQLDEFRHIGAADLFKYNTIQKLVESIRQDAATTYKLQKNIQGESHEIAIVAVSGAFSGVDNVDELWQIISSQQEGLRFYSKDECRELQMDEALVEHPDFVPVAGKVKGVELFDPMFWELSPNEARQLDPQIRKFIEHCWFALESSGYVTERGKYNIGVFAGSGENFYLHDRVLRGEMSGQVDAWEAFVSNSKHALATQTAYLLDLTGPANSINTACSTGLVAVVEACKNLQLGVCDMAIAGGVSLGMPEQVGYLYKEGMTHSKDGHCRTFDQDSSGTTSGSGVGVVLLKRLKDAVEDRDHILGVIKGYATNNDGARKTGYTAPSVTGQTECIINAQRMAGITSDQIDYVECHGTATQLGDPIEVQALRDAFAYSRPSKNDPTRKTLLGAVKANIGHTDTAAGVAGLIKVCAMLQHNIMPGQVNFNTPNDELKLEDTSFGIIKENRPWQPVPGKQRLAGVSSFGIGGTNAHVIVGDYIPDTPATQETDPAQDEDVLYIVPVSAKSRQSLENYKQALIKTCEASPSLKINDIAYTLQEKRAHFQHRSAYCVKNITELADRLKHDTSYGQAGSADENRMVLMFPGQGVQYVNMTRDLYNNIPSFKNTIDHCISLANQHLHTDLYKVIYADGEDLLHNINDMQWAPISLFIIEYSLARYLEELSIKADAYIGHSLGEYVTATLAGVFALEDAIRLVIARGQLMLEMEPGGMLAINAREETIKEIITQHNCDIAVINSIEDIIASGEVKAVDNLQSALEQLEIPVVRISVPVAGHSRMMDDIARKYYALFRDIKLNKPAKPFISNLSGEIAKDEVATPEYWCKQLRDTVQFAKGIDRLSRMYNHKVDFVEIGPGKGLCYFVGKYRDTNSHYSIGSLHLLPSAKEANDAWLNMDSRERIIAKLWMNGIIQQPNESKLFRQAVLLRSLPVYQFNHRRYWLEKGKEQVSAYGPVDRPKAENPIEILENKYSETEYQVAQIFAELLGMEQISLHDDFFKIGGNSILAIRASHKISKLLGKEIQVTDVFKHRTIAQLLLHNPEQAQVIISRTDDSQVILSFAQERLWFIEQYEEGTNAYHIPAVYELDDATDPEGLKYALQQIVARHEVLRTTIEGRNQQGIQVVHQEPLSVEEVLLTNADDLEALLTEDINRPFDLQHDYPIRVKFYEIRTEGAEKRILLINVHHIATDGWSIEIFQKELLAYYHAYTQQDTSFSLPALEIQYKDFALWQRTWLAGEMLNKQLSYWKDKLSGYQTLVLPTDYPRPARIDYNGAREAFLLNKALSDRLRALVRQHGVTIHSTLLSSLYILFGKYTGQDDILIGSPIANRHHRQTQDLIGFFVNTLANRALLSNTQTFEELVRDVHQQQIEAQQYQDLPFEKLVSELGVEQDPSRHPLFQVAFAVQNFGNETGKQQKAFIKPYEGSVSFEVEKFDLSIFIDDSGEEIIGQISYATSLFRAETISRLIRHFVQLLETLTKAPEKEYGSICLLSPEEYRQIVYEWTATDKTYPKGKTFHQVFEEQAVESQDSIALVCEDQQLSYQELNEKSNQLARQIRTQYQQRTGEALKPDTLIALCLNRGLEMIVSILAVLKAGGAYVPLDPSYPQQRIDYILEDTGAVLILCQRKRREVQLPEEKVLYADLTEEFYLHEDTANLPAHSSSRDLAYIIYTSGTTGKPKGVMIEHESLMNLVYAQRDRFNINRESKVVQYASLVFDASAWDIFSTFAFGARLFVVTGAIRQDGQLLTEYMDKCKITNASLPPVLLNVMSSSGLPALKTLVVSGEVTALKLMQQWSEGREMVNGYGPTENTVGSSLHSYAEGDLHTNIGKALENVKFYILDPSLQPVPVGVTGELYIGGTGLARGYFHNEELTAARFIANPFATEADNAKGYTRLYKTGDLVRWMADGNIDYIGRNDEQVKIRGFRIELPEIEQALLQIPGIRQSCVLAKERQTASGSTKYLVGYYVPDKSHPDAASLTPESILDRLSKVLPEYMMPAGLVSMESFPLTINRKLDKRAFPDPGFNVMKEAHVPPATELENKLCQIYAEVLGLASEQISTQHNFFRIGGNSVLSIQLKKKLNELDGFEHISPADLFKYNTIQKLVQFYSLERAVSLAQDEMKTNS